From one Agathobaculum sp. NTUH-O15-33 genomic stretch:
- the pheS gene encoding phenylalanine--tRNA ligase subunit alpha, whose amino-acid sequence MKEKLQGILQSAKDELAKAADPRALDAARVKFLGKKGELTALLKGMKDVAAEERPVVGQLINDVRAEIETIIEKQKDMIEQAALSHKLKNETIDVTLPGEPVIIGKKHPLNIVLDEFKEIFLGLGFSIAEGPEVELDHYNFEALNIPKDHPARDTQDTFYISDNVVLRTQTSPMQVRTMEKKKPPIRIIAPGRVYRSDAVDATHSPLFHQIEGLVVDKGIRMSDLKGILELFAKKLYGDDTVVRFRPHHFPFTEPSAEMDIQCYRCHGEGCPLCKGEGWIEILGCGMVHPKVLEMSGIDPEEYSGYAFGIGLERMVMGRFKIDDIRLFYENDVRFLHQF is encoded by the coding sequence ATGAAGGAAAAGCTGCAAGGTATTTTGCAGAGCGCCAAGGACGAGCTTGCAAAGGCGGCAGATCCCCGCGCGCTGGACGCCGCCCGCGTTAAGTTTCTGGGCAAAAAAGGCGAACTAACCGCCCTGCTCAAGGGCATGAAGGACGTTGCCGCGGAGGAGCGCCCGGTCGTCGGCCAGCTCATCAACGACGTGCGCGCCGAGATCGAGACCATCATCGAAAAGCAGAAGGACATGATTGAACAGGCCGCGCTGTCCCACAAGCTAAAAAACGAAACGATCGACGTGACCCTGCCCGGCGAGCCGGTCATCATCGGTAAAAAGCACCCGCTGAACATCGTGCTGGATGAATTTAAGGAGATCTTCCTCGGTCTTGGCTTCTCGATCGCAGAAGGGCCGGAGGTCGAGCTGGATCATTATAACTTTGAAGCGCTCAACATCCCGAAGGACCACCCCGCGCGCGACACGCAGGATACCTTCTACATTTCGGACAACGTCGTGCTGCGCACGCAGACCTCGCCCATGCAGGTGCGCACCATGGAAAAGAAAAAGCCGCCGATCCGCATCATCGCGCCCGGCCGCGTTTACCGCTCGGACGCGGTGGACGCCACCCATTCCCCCCTGTTCCACCAGATCGAGGGCCTTGTGGTCGATAAGGGCATCCGCATGTCCGACCTCAAGGGCATTTTAGAGCTGTTCGCCAAAAAGCTTTACGGCGACGATACCGTCGTCCGTTTCCGCCCGCACCACTTCCCCTTCACCGAGCCTTCCGCAGAGATGGATATCCAGTGCTACCGCTGCCACGGCGAGGGCTGCCCCCTCTGCAAGGGCGAGGGCTGGATCGAGATCCTCGGCTGCGGCATGGTGCACCCCAAGGTGCTGGAAATGAGCGGCATCGATCCCGAGGAATACTCCGGCTACGCCTTCGGCATCGGTTTAGAGCGCATGGTCATGGGCCGCTTCAAGATCGACGATATCCGTCTGTTCTATGAGAACGACGTACGGTTCCTGCACCAGTTCTGA
- the pheT gene encoding phenylalanine--tRNA ligase subunit beta, which yields MKLPLSWLSDYTDISGVTPKEFDAKMTMSGSKVEEVVYLGEEIENVVTGKVLSVTDHPDSDHLKICQLDVGQGEPVQIVTGAPNVTEASVGEICPVALHKSALPGGVKITKGKLRGVPSNGMMCSFQELGLTHGCVPYACENGILFLPDGTPVGEDIRKVVGLDDYVADFEITSNRPDCLSVIGLAREAAATFDRPFSVKTPEVKGVGDDIGHYMSVEVRDPDLCPRYTARLVKNIKIEPSPAWIRERLHAAGVRPINNIVDITNYVMLEYGQPMHAFDYACLSDGKIVVRRAQNGESIQTLDGVDHDLTDKMLAICDHDKPVAVAGVMGGANSEIEDDTKTVVFESACFHGATVRVTAKALGMRTEASGRFEKGLDPRMTLSAVDRACELVEELHAGEVVNGVIDVDSSDPAPKRLPFEPDKMNALLGLAIPADEQKRLLEKLDFTVEGGEVVVPSFRTDILRMCDLAEEVARMYGYDQIPTTLYAGEMVQGEYTPKQQAEREVSLICREAGFDESMSHSFISPKFYDMIGWPENDPRRVSTTILNPLGEDFSIMRTTILPSMLDSLAHNHAHRNPSASLFELGTIYTPTVRDGKADQTILPREEKILALGSYGSRSFFQFKGVIEAVAHELNIKGLSFETESGNPSYHPGRCARVMAGDQLLGVFGTVHPTVCKTYGLSGEVLAAELHMDVLFAAMDPTRLYHALPKFPASTRDIAVIVDDAVPAASLQKAIEQAAGSILESVSLFDVYKGENIPEGKKSLAYSMSLRAPDRTLTDEECDKAMRDAIAALEKDFGAKLRG from the coding sequence ATGAAACTGCCGCTTTCTTGGCTTTCTGATTATACTGATATTTCCGGCGTCACCCCCAAGGAGTTCGACGCCAAAATGACCATGTCCGGTTCCAAGGTCGAAGAGGTCGTCTACCTTGGCGAGGAGATTGAAAACGTTGTCACCGGCAAGGTGCTCTCCGTTACCGATCACCCGGATTCCGACCATCTTAAAATTTGTCAGCTTGACGTTGGACAGGGCGAACCCGTCCAGATCGTCACCGGCGCGCCCAACGTAACGGAAGCCTCCGTGGGCGAGATCTGCCCGGTCGCGCTGCACAAATCGGCGCTGCCCGGCGGCGTCAAGATCACGAAGGGCAAGCTGCGCGGCGTGCCCTCGAACGGCATGATGTGCTCGTTCCAAGAGCTGGGGCTGACTCACGGCTGCGTGCCCTACGCCTGCGAAAACGGCATTCTGTTCCTGCCCGATGGCACCCCCGTGGGCGAGGATATCCGTAAAGTGGTCGGTCTGGACGACTATGTGGCCGATTTCGAGATCACCTCCAACCGGCCGGACTGCCTGTCCGTGATCGGTCTGGCGCGCGAGGCCGCCGCTACGTTCGACCGTCCGTTCAGCGTCAAAACGCCAGAGGTGAAGGGCGTGGGCGACGATATCGGCCACTATATGTCCGTCGAAGTGCGCGATCCTGACCTGTGCCCGCGCTACACCGCGCGTCTTGTCAAAAACATCAAGATCGAGCCCAGCCCCGCGTGGATTCGCGAGCGCCTGCACGCCGCCGGCGTGCGCCCGATCAACAACATCGTCGATATTACGAACTACGTTATGCTGGAATACGGCCAGCCCATGCACGCGTTCGACTACGCCTGCCTGTCGGACGGCAAGATCGTCGTGCGCCGCGCGCAGAACGGCGAATCCATCCAAACGCTGGACGGCGTCGATCACGATCTGACCGATAAAATGCTCGCCATCTGCGATCATGATAAGCCGGTCGCCGTCGCGGGCGTTATGGGCGGCGCCAACTCCGAGATCGAGGACGATACAAAGACCGTCGTCTTTGAATCCGCCTGCTTCCACGGCGCGACCGTGCGCGTCACCGCCAAGGCGCTCGGCATGCGCACCGAGGCCTCCGGCCGCTTTGAAAAGGGGCTTGACCCCCGCATGACGCTGTCCGCCGTCGACCGCGCTTGCGAGCTGGTGGAAGAGCTCCACGCCGGCGAGGTCGTAAACGGCGTGATTGATGTGGACAGCTCCGATCCCGCGCCGAAGCGCCTGCCGTTCGAGCCGGACAAGATGAACGCGCTGCTCGGTCTTGCGATCCCTGCGGACGAGCAAAAGCGCCTGCTGGAAAAGCTGGACTTCACGGTCGAGGGCGGCGAGGTTGTCGTCCCCTCCTTCCGCACCGATATTCTCCGCATGTGCGATCTGGCCGAAGAGGTCGCGCGCATGTACGGCTACGACCAGATCCCCACCACGCTCTACGCGGGCGAAATGGTGCAGGGCGAATACACCCCCAAGCAGCAGGCCGAGCGCGAGGTCTCGCTCATCTGCCGCGAAGCCGGGTTTGACGAATCGATGAGCCATTCGTTCATCTCCCCCAAGTTCTATGACATGATCGGCTGGCCGGAAAACGATCCGCGCCGCGTGTCCACTACGATCCTGAACCCGCTCGGCGAGGATTTCAGCATCATGCGCACGACCATCCTGCCCTCCATGCTGGATTCGCTGGCCCATAACCACGCGCACCGCAACCCGTCGGCGTCCCTGTTTGAACTGGGCACCATCTACACGCCCACCGTAAGGGACGGCAAGGCCGATCAGACCATCCTCCCGCGCGAGGAAAAGATCCTCGCCCTCGGCTCGTACGGCAGCCGTTCGTTCTTCCAGTTCAAGGGTGTGATCGAAGCGGTTGCGCACGAACTGAACATCAAGGGCCTGTCCTTTGAGACCGAATCCGGAAACCCGTCGTACCATCCGGGCCGCTGCGCGCGCGTCATGGCGGGCGATCAGCTCCTCGGCGTATTCGGCACCGTGCACCCCACCGTGTGCAAAACCTACGGTCTGTCCGGCGAGGTGCTTGCCGCCGAGCTGCACATGGACGTGCTCTTCGCCGCCATGGACCCGACGCGTCTTTATCACGCGCTGCCCAAGTTCCCGGCTTCCACCCGCGACATTGCCGTCATCGTGGACGACGCGGTACCCGCGGCTTCCCTGCAAAAGGCGATCGAGCAAGCCGCCGGCTCTATTCTGGAGAGCGTCAGCCTGTTCGACGTATACAAGGGCGAAAACATTCCGGAAGGGAAAAAGTCCCTCGCCTACTCGATGAGCCTGCGCGCGCCCGACCGCACCCTGACCGACGAGGAATGCGACAAGGCCATGCGCGACGCCATCGCCGCGCTGGAAAAAGATTTTGGCGCGAAGCTTCGCGGATAA
- a CDS encoding IreB family regulatory phosphoprotein translates to MLDGTRKFSLVDENNKEMKRTLTAVYDALKEKGYNPINQIVGYLLSEDPTYITNHNNARSLICKIDRDELMQELVQYYLDN, encoded by the coding sequence ATGCTTGACGGTACGAGAAAATTCAGCCTTGTAGATGAGAACAATAAAGAAATGAAGCGCACGCTCACCGCGGTATACGATGCGCTCAAGGAGAAGGGCTATAACCCGATCAACCAAATCGTCGGTTACCTCCTCTCCGAGGATCCCACCTACATCACCAACCACAACAACGCCCGCAGCCTGATCTGCAAGATCGACCGCGACGAGTTGATGCAGGAACTGGTGCAGTACTATCTCGATAACTGA
- a CDS encoding YgiQ family radical SAM protein, which yields MNDFLPISKEDMTARGWYYCDFLLVTGDAYIDHPSFGTAIISRVLEAEGYKVAILSQPDFRSEKDFLAIGRPRYAVLVNGGNIDSMVAHYTAAKKRRSDDAYTPGGKAGARPDRAATVYAMLARRAFPETPVYLGGIEASLRRFAHYDYWADRVMPSVLVSSGADGLMYGMSERSVRELANNLKHGKKGAEALFGVRGTAYLTHTAENLPFPAVQCPSLEDVCESKADYARSVKMQYDEQDFVTGKALLQRHGKHLLVQNPPAKPLTTAEMDEVYALPYQRAYHPSYDAAGGVPAIQEVQFSIIHNRGCFGACNFCALAFHQGRFISARSHESVIAEAEQIAASPGFKGYIHDVGGPTANFRFPACHKQQAHGLCKDKRCLFPSACKSLQADHSDYLNLLRELRQVEGVKKVFVRSGLRYDYMMADHNDAFFRELVEHHISGQLKVAPEHMSDNVLYYMGKPSFSVYESFRERYARINQKLGRKQYLVPYLMSSHPGATLRDAVELACYLNRVGYMPEQVQDFYPTPGTLSTAMYYAELDPRTMKPVYVAKTAEEKAMQRALLQWRKPEKRPIVLAALKKAGREDLIGFGKECLIRPAPGTRPPAPKKTATPAYAGKKPAPARRKGWAKSKGKK from the coding sequence ATGAACGATTTTCTCCCCATTTCCAAAGAGGATATGACCGCGCGCGGCTGGTATTACTGCGATTTTCTGCTCGTTACCGGCGACGCTTATATCGATCACCCCTCCTTCGGCACCGCGATCATCTCGCGTGTTCTCGAAGCGGAGGGGTATAAGGTCGCGATCCTGTCCCAGCCCGATTTCCGCAGCGAAAAGGACTTTCTCGCGATCGGCCGCCCGCGCTACGCGGTGCTGGTCAACGGCGGCAATATCGATTCCATGGTCGCCCACTACACAGCCGCCAAAAAACGCCGTTCAGACGATGCCTATACGCCCGGCGGCAAAGCGGGCGCCAGACCCGACCGCGCGGCCACCGTATACGCCATGCTGGCCCGCCGCGCCTTCCCCGAAACGCCGGTCTACCTCGGCGGGATCGAAGCCAGCCTGCGCCGTTTCGCCCATTACGACTATTGGGCGGACCGCGTGATGCCCTCGGTCCTTGTTTCCTCCGGCGCGGACGGGCTGATGTACGGCATGAGCGAGCGCTCGGTACGCGAACTGGCCAACAACCTAAAGCACGGCAAGAAGGGCGCGGAAGCGCTTTTCGGCGTGCGCGGCACGGCCTACCTGACCCATACGGCGGAAAACCTGCCGTTTCCCGCCGTCCAATGTCCCTCGTTGGAGGACGTTTGCGAAAGCAAGGCGGATTATGCCCGCTCGGTCAAAATGCAGTATGACGAACAGGATTTTGTCACCGGTAAAGCGCTGCTGCAGCGCCATGGCAAGCACCTTTTGGTGCAGAACCCGCCCGCCAAGCCGCTTACCACCGCCGAAATGGACGAGGTATACGCCCTGCCCTATCAGCGGGCCTATCACCCCTCCTATGACGCGGCGGGCGGCGTGCCCGCCATCCAAGAGGTGCAGTTTTCCATCATCCATAATCGCGGCTGCTTTGGCGCGTGTAACTTCTGCGCGCTCGCGTTTCATCAAGGCCGGTTCATCTCGGCCCGCAGCCACGAAAGCGTGATCGCGGAAGCCGAACAGATCGCCGCCAGCCCCGGCTTTAAGGGTTATATCCACGATGTCGGCGGACCGACCGCCAACTTCCGTTTCCCCGCCTGCCATAAGCAGCAGGCGCATGGGCTTTGCAAGGACAAGCGCTGCCTGTTCCCCTCTGCCTGTAAAAGCCTGCAGGCCGATCATTCGGATTACCTGAATTTGCTGCGCGAACTGCGGCAGGTTGAAGGCGTCAAAAAGGTATTTGTGCGTTCCGGCCTGCGGTATGATTACATGATGGCCGACCATAACGACGCCTTTTTCCGCGAGCTGGTGGAGCACCACATTTCGGGCCAGCTCAAGGTCGCGCCCGAGCACATGAGTGATAACGTTCTGTATTATATGGGCAAACCATCATTTTCCGTATATGAATCCTTTCGAGAACGGTATGCCCGCATCAACCAAAAGCTGGGCCGCAAGCAGTACCTTGTGCCCTATCTGATGAGTTCGCACCCGGGCGCTACCCTGCGGGACGCGGTAGAGCTCGCCTGCTATTTGAACCGCGTCGGCTATATGCCGGAACAGGTGCAGGATTTTTATCCCACACCGGGCACGCTGTCCACCGCGATGTATTACGCGGAGCTTGACCCGCGCACAATGAAGCCGGTCTATGTCGCCAAAACGGCGGAAGAGAAAGCGATGCAGCGCGCGCTTTTGCAGTGGCGCAAGCCGGAAAAGCGTCCCATCGTGCTCGCCGCCCTGAAAAAGGCGGGCCGCGAGGATCTGATCGGTTTTGGCAAGGAATGCCTGATCCGCCCCGCGCCGGGCACAAGACCGCCCGCCCCCAAAAAGACTGCAACGCCCGCTTATGCCGGGAAGAAGCCCGCTCCCGCCCGCCGTAAAGGCTGGGCCAAGTCCAAGGGCAAGAAATAA